From Actinopolymorpha cephalotaxi, one genomic window encodes:
- a CDS encoding magnesium and cobalt transport protein CorA yields the protein MALPGVREHRNAVLGGRRASAMMRAIRRRPDSHLNGHQTSPRTDSVRTAVVDWAFYRDGRRQDDLGSYTEAVDRARSGGGFVWIGLFEPTGDQLAGIAEEFDLHALAVEDAVTAHQRPKLERYGDSLFAVFKTVRYCPHEEFTASSEVVETGELMVFVGPEFVVTVRHGDHSELGRVRRQLQDNPDHLRHGPSAVLHAVADRVVDDYLTVVDQLQDDIDELEISIFSARGARNVERVYQLKREVLELKRAVAPLAGPLRQLAERPVRLVAPEIREYFRDVEDHLARVREQVSAFDELLTSILQAGLAQLTVAENEDMRKISAWVAILAVPTMIAGIYGMNFDYMPETQWRYSYYILLVLIVTICFGLHRYFKRNGWL from the coding sequence ATGGCCCTGCCCGGTGTTCGTGAGCACCGCAACGCCGTCCTCGGCGGACGCCGCGCCAGCGCCATGATGCGCGCCATCCGCCGCCGGCCCGACTCCCACCTGAACGGCCACCAGACCAGCCCGCGAACCGACAGCGTCCGTACGGCGGTCGTCGACTGGGCCTTCTACCGCGACGGCAGGCGCCAGGACGACCTCGGCTCCTACACCGAGGCGGTGGACCGCGCCCGGTCCGGTGGCGGCTTCGTCTGGATCGGGCTGTTCGAGCCGACCGGCGACCAGCTCGCCGGTATCGCCGAGGAGTTCGACCTGCACGCGCTCGCCGTGGAGGACGCCGTGACCGCCCACCAGCGGCCGAAGCTGGAGCGGTACGGCGACTCGCTGTTCGCGGTGTTCAAGACGGTGCGCTACTGCCCGCACGAGGAGTTCACCGCCTCCAGCGAGGTGGTCGAGACCGGTGAGCTGATGGTGTTCGTCGGGCCGGAGTTCGTGGTCACCGTCCGGCACGGCGACCACAGCGAGCTGGGACGGGTGCGGCGCCAGCTCCAGGACAACCCCGACCACCTGCGGCACGGGCCGAGCGCGGTGCTGCACGCCGTCGCCGACCGGGTGGTCGACGACTACCTGACCGTCGTCGACCAGCTCCAGGACGACATCGACGAACTGGAGATCTCGATCTTCTCCGCCCGCGGCGCCCGCAACGTCGAGCGCGTCTACCAGCTCAAGCGCGAGGTGCTGGAGCTCAAGCGCGCGGTCGCTCCTCTGGCCGGTCCGCTGCGGCAGCTGGCCGAACGCCCGGTGCGGCTGGTGGCGCCGGAGATCCGGGAGTACTTCCGCGACGTCGAGGACCACCTCGCCCGGGTGCGGGAGCAGGTGTCGGCGTTCGACGAGCTCCTCACCTCGATCCTGCAGGCGGGCCTGGCGCAGCTCACGGTCGCCGAGAACGAGGACATGCGCAAGATCTCCGCCTGGGTGGCGATCCTGGCGGTGCCCACGATGATCGCCGGGATCTACGGCATGAACTTCGACTACATGCCGGAGACGCAGTGGCGCTACAGCTACTACATCCTCCTGGTCCTCATCGTGACGATCTGCTTCGGCCTGCACCGCTACTTCAAGCGCAACGGCTGGCTGTGA
- a CDS encoding general stress protein yields MRTTPRPLPELPTGVPVGSYQTYAEAQRAVDFLSDNKFPVENVSIVGNDLRLVERVTGRLTEGRAIGVGAAGGAWWGLFVGILLSLFAPRGANTVLLLLFGIVIGVIFGIIFGWIGYRATGGQRDFTSMTQVVAGTYDVICKADHAEDARQLLARLALQRGEL; encoded by the coding sequence ATGCGCACCACGCCGAGACCACTGCCGGAGTTGCCCACCGGCGTGCCCGTCGGGTCCTACCAGACCTACGCGGAGGCACAGCGGGCCGTCGACTTCCTGTCCGACAACAAGTTCCCGGTGGAGAACGTCTCCATCGTCGGCAACGACCTGCGGCTGGTCGAGCGGGTGACCGGCCGGCTGACCGAGGGCCGCGCGATCGGGGTCGGGGCCGCGGGCGGCGCCTGGTGGGGCCTGTTCGTCGGCATCCTGCTCAGCCTGTTCGCCCCGCGCGGCGCCAACACCGTCCTGCTGCTCCTCTTCGGCATCGTGATCGGTGTGATCTTCGGGATCATCTTCGGCTGGATCGGCTACCGCGCGACCGGCGGCCAGCGCGACTTCACCTCGATGACCCAGGTGGTCGCCGGGACGTACGACGTGATCTGCAAGGCCGACCACGCCGAGGACGCCCGGCAGCTGCTGGCCCGGCTCGCGCTCCAGCGGGGCGAGCTGTGA
- a CDS encoding histidine phosphatase family protein, translating into MSARQPDLWLARHGETEWSRDGRHTGRTDLPLTEAGERAARALGDRLAGTPFDLVVTSPLARARETARLAGFGDRAMVEPDVREWDYGEYEGRTTPDIRTDVPGWSVWNDPVPAGETAEQVGARADRVIERIRDDVAERALIVAHGHFLRVLGARWLGLSARAGAHFLLDVATVSVLGWERETPTFDRWNS; encoded by the coding sequence GTGAGCGCGCGGCAGCCCGACCTGTGGCTGGCCCGCCACGGCGAGACCGAGTGGAGCCGGGACGGGCGCCACACGGGAAGGACGGACCTGCCGCTGACGGAGGCAGGCGAGCGCGCCGCCCGGGCGCTCGGCGACCGGCTGGCCGGTACGCCGTTCGACCTGGTGGTCACCAGCCCGCTGGCGCGCGCCCGGGAGACCGCCCGGCTGGCCGGCTTCGGTGACCGCGCAATGGTCGAGCCGGACGTCCGGGAGTGGGACTACGGCGAGTACGAGGGGCGGACCACTCCCGACATCCGTACCGACGTGCCGGGGTGGAGCGTGTGGAACGACCCGGTGCCCGCCGGGGAGACCGCCGAGCAGGTCGGCGCCCGCGCCGACCGGGTGATCGAACGGATCCGGGACGACGTGGCCGAGCGGGCGCTGATCGTCGCTCACGGGCACTTCCTGCGGGTGCTCGGCGCGCGCTGGCTCGGCCTGTCGGCACGCGCCGGCGCGCATTTTCTGCTCGACGTGGCGACCGTGAGCGTGCTCGGCTGGGAACGCGAGACGCCGACGTTCGACCGCTGGAACTCCTGA
- a CDS encoding alpha/beta hydrolase — MPPSRRSFLSAGIGTLAAGATGVGLVESGLIPGRTMLHTALGLTGENGVVPDVEPGPTVTGTFTSAARAGTQVAWTVVYPPGSPADAPLPVVLALHGRGGDHRSAFDELGLDRFMAAAAADWRTPFALVSVDGGAATFWHRRRNGDDPQSMLLTELLPRVAERGLRTDRIGLIGWSMGGFGALLFAGAHPDLVGAAAVLSPALWREYADVRPGAFDGRTDFAANDVFADQRPFAGLRLRVDCGRDDPFAAATREFVDGLTPPPAGGFQPGAHTVGYWRRMAPEQLRFLAWNL, encoded by the coding sequence ATGCCACCGAGTCGCCGCTCGTTCCTGTCCGCGGGTATCGGAACTCTCGCCGCGGGCGCCACCGGGGTCGGGCTGGTCGAGTCCGGGCTGATACCCGGCCGGACGATGTTGCACACCGCGCTCGGGCTCACCGGCGAGAACGGCGTCGTGCCCGACGTCGAGCCGGGCCCGACGGTCACCGGCACCTTCACCTCCGCGGCGCGGGCCGGCACCCAGGTGGCCTGGACCGTCGTCTACCCGCCCGGGTCCCCCGCCGACGCCCCGCTGCCGGTCGTACTCGCGCTCCACGGGCGTGGCGGCGACCACCGTTCGGCGTTCGACGAACTCGGCCTGGACCGCTTCATGGCCGCGGCCGCCGCCGACTGGCGGACGCCGTTCGCGCTGGTGTCCGTCGACGGCGGCGCCGCGACGTTCTGGCACCGCCGCCGCAACGGGGACGATCCGCAGTCGATGCTCCTCACCGAACTCCTTCCGCGGGTGGCCGAGCGCGGCCTGCGCACGGATCGGATCGGGCTGATCGGCTGGTCGATGGGCGGTTTCGGTGCCCTGCTGTTCGCCGGCGCCCATCCGGACCTGGTGGGGGCGGCGGCGGTCCTCAGTCCCGCGCTGTGGCGGGAGTACGCGGACGTACGGCCCGGCGCGTTCGACGGCCGTACCGACTTCGCCGCCAACGACGTGTTCGCCGACCAGCGGCCGTTCGCCGGACTCCGGCTGCGGGTCGACTGCGGTCGCGACGACCCGTTCGCGGCGGCGACCCGGGAGTTCGTCGACGGGCTGACACCACCTCCGGCCGGCGGTTTCCAGCCGGGCGCGCATACGGTCGGCTACTGGCGCCGGATGGCACCCGAGCAGCTCCGCTTCCTCGCCTGGAACCTGTGA
- a CDS encoding NUDIX hydrolase: MDRRRVLCVGAVVRDEEDRLLVVRRGRPPDAGRWSLPGGRVEPGESAPSAAVREVAEETGLAVAAGRLLGSVERPGPGGVTYLILDYVCTPCAPDRTPRAGDDAADARWVSPAELAALPTTPGLLEALRGWGVLD, encoded by the coding sequence ATGGACCGGCGACGGGTGCTGTGCGTGGGTGCGGTCGTTCGCGACGAGGAGGACCGGCTGCTGGTGGTACGCCGCGGCCGGCCGCCGGACGCCGGCCGCTGGTCACTGCCCGGCGGCCGGGTCGAGCCCGGTGAGTCCGCACCGTCCGCCGCGGTGCGCGAGGTGGCCGAGGAGACCGGCCTGGCCGTCGCCGCCGGCCGGTTGCTCGGCTCGGTCGAGCGGCCCGGGCCGGGTGGCGTCACCTACCTGATCCTCGACTACGTGTGCACGCCGTGCGCGCCGGACCGGACGCCGCGGGCGGGCGACGACGCGGCCGACGCGCGCTGGGTGAGCCCGGCCGAGCTCGCGGCGCTGCCCACCACACCAGGTCTGCTGGAGGCGCTGCGCGGCTGGGGCGTGCTGGACTGA
- a CDS encoding DUF6758 family protein yields the protein MKGHPVCPRCHRAVRTPSAWADRWTCPVHGAVPPLQPFVQPSADLVRWLAARSRLPLWVPWPLPHAWVITGIGHAGSDVEGVRATVVACSGPNPLGGAGELLLVAEEMGVGLGAAYAGIEGTDPGGRVGRGTPQAKVDADSHPTALWLAETPPDRAVYVGESAASWLWLVFHPDTAGALLLEPIELMDVRALGHEVDLLPYGALTPRLREP from the coding sequence ATGAAGGGCCACCCCGTATGCCCGAGATGCCATCGGGCGGTGCGTACACCGTCCGCCTGGGCCGACCGGTGGACCTGCCCGGTGCACGGTGCGGTGCCCCCGTTGCAGCCGTTCGTCCAGCCCAGCGCCGACCTGGTGCGCTGGCTCGCCGCCCGGTCGCGGCTGCCGCTGTGGGTGCCGTGGCCGCTGCCGCACGCCTGGGTGATCACCGGCATCGGCCACGCCGGTAGCGACGTCGAGGGAGTCCGCGCCACCGTCGTGGCGTGTTCGGGCCCCAACCCGCTGGGCGGGGCCGGTGAGCTCCTGCTGGTCGCGGAGGAGATGGGCGTCGGGCTCGGTGCGGCGTACGCCGGCATAGAGGGCACCGACCCCGGCGGACGCGTCGGCCGGGGAACTCCGCAGGCGAAGGTGGATGCCGACTCCCACCCGACCGCACTGTGGCTGGCCGAGACACCGCCGGACCGCGCGGTCTACGTCGGTGAGTCGGCCGCGTCGTGGCTGTGGCTGGTCTTCCATCCCGACACCGCAGGCGCCCTGCTGCTGGAGCCGATCGAGCTGATGGACGTCCGCGCGCTCGGGCACGAGGTCGACCTACTGCCCTACGGCGCCCTCACGCCGAGGCTGCGCGAACCCTGA
- a CDS encoding PHP domain-containing protein, producing the protein MRLIDLHTHSNCSDGTDPPAELVRHAAAAGVDVLGLTDHDTFAGWDEARAEARRLGVGLVPGAEVSCRLGGVSVHMLAYLPDPADAELDRTLARVREGRNARVPLIVDRLREHGIDLTPEDVAEQSRAATSLGRPHVADALVARGYARDRREAFDRWLSEGKSGYVTRYAPEPAEVIGQVRAAGGVCVLAHPRGRSSHRVLTDEVIGDLAEAGLTGLEVDHRDHSPQVRARLRELAGALDLVVTGASDHHGAGKTDHDLGCFGTSEEEFARLLDRARSAAERSGRQTPAPYLP; encoded by the coding sequence GTGCGCCTCATCGACCTGCACACCCACTCGAACTGTTCGGACGGGACCGACCCGCCGGCCGAGCTCGTACGCCACGCCGCCGCTGCCGGTGTGGACGTCCTCGGGCTCACCGACCACGACACGTTCGCGGGCTGGGACGAGGCCCGCGCCGAGGCGCGCCGCCTGGGCGTCGGACTGGTACCCGGTGCGGAGGTGTCCTGCCGGCTGGGCGGGGTGAGCGTGCACATGCTGGCGTACCTCCCCGACCCCGCCGACGCGGAGCTGGACCGCACACTCGCGCGGGTACGCGAGGGCCGCAACGCGCGCGTGCCCCTCATCGTCGACCGGCTGCGCGAGCACGGCATCGACCTGACGCCGGAGGACGTCGCCGAACAGTCCCGGGCGGCCACCTCGCTCGGCCGCCCGCACGTCGCCGACGCGCTGGTCGCGCGAGGGTACGCGCGGGACCGGCGGGAGGCCTTCGACCGGTGGCTGAGCGAGGGCAAGTCGGGGTACGTCACGCGGTACGCCCCGGAGCCGGCCGAGGTGATCGGGCAGGTCCGCGCGGCCGGCGGGGTCTGCGTACTCGCTCATCCTCGTGGACGTTCCAGCCACCGGGTGCTCACCGACGAGGTGATCGGTGACCTGGCCGAGGCGGGGCTGACGGGCCTCGAGGTCGACCACCGTGACCACTCCCCGCAGGTGCGGGCGAGGTTGCGCGAGCTCGCGGGTGCGCTGGACCTCGTGGTCACCGGTGCCAGCGACCACCACGGTGCCGGCAAGACCGACCACGACCTCGGCTGCTTCGGCACGTCGGAGGAGGAGTTCGCCCGGCTGCTGGACCGTGCACGGTCCGCGGCCGAACGCTCCGGCCGGCAGACGCCGGCGCCCTACCTTCCCTGA
- a CDS encoding RecB family exonuclease, with translation MSAMEQLGFEAMPRRLFRATPTRLVNWLDCPRRYRFTYLDRPTPPKGPPWAHNSVGACVHTALAAWWRLPVEERTPVAAARIAWRAWIDEGFRDDAQSQRWRMHACRLVEDYVTDLDPADEPVGVERTVALTTSTLALSGRVDRIDLRPVTADGYRDEDDDEEVVDGDEEVGAPVNADEPDGAAAGHDDNALELVVVDYKSGARVLTTADARSSLALAVYAAATARTLRRPCRKVELHHLASGTVVGWEHTEESLRRHLHRADQMGAEAARAEQSFAQGLSAADLDEVFPPRPGPLCQWCDFSAHCPQGRSAYPAKRPWDGLDSNV, from the coding sequence ATGAGCGCGATGGAGCAGCTGGGTTTCGAGGCGATGCCGCGCCGGTTGTTCCGGGCGACGCCGACCAGACTGGTGAACTGGCTGGACTGCCCGCGCCGCTACCGGTTCACCTATCTCGACCGGCCCACGCCACCGAAGGGTCCGCCGTGGGCGCACAACAGCGTGGGCGCGTGCGTGCACACCGCGCTGGCGGCGTGGTGGCGGCTTCCGGTGGAGGAACGCACACCGGTGGCCGCCGCCCGGATCGCCTGGCGGGCCTGGATCGACGAGGGTTTCCGTGACGACGCCCAGAGCCAGCGCTGGCGCATGCACGCGTGCCGGCTGGTGGAGGACTACGTCACCGACCTGGATCCGGCCGACGAACCCGTCGGCGTCGAACGCACCGTCGCCCTCACCACGTCCACGCTCGCGTTGTCCGGACGGGTCGACCGCATCGACCTGCGTCCGGTCACCGCTGATGGTTACCGCGACGAGGACGACGACGAGGAAGTGGTCGACGGCGACGAAGAAGTCGGCGCTCCGGTAAACGCGGACGAGCCCGACGGCGCCGCCGCGGGTCACGACGACAACGCCCTCGAACTCGTCGTGGTCGACTACAAGAGCGGCGCCCGGGTGCTCACCACCGCCGACGCGCGAAGCTCGCTGGCACTCGCGGTCTACGCCGCCGCGACCGCACGCACCCTGCGCCGGCCGTGCCGGAAGGTCGAGCTGCACCACCTCGCCTCGGGCACTGTCGTCGGCTGGGAGCACACCGAGGAGTCGCTGCGCCGGCACCTCCACCGGGCCGACCAGATGGGGGCGGAGGCGGCACGCGCCGAGCAGTCGTTCGCGCAGGGGCTGTCCGCGGCGGACCTCGACGAGGTGTTCCCACCCCGGCCGGGTCCGCTGTGCCAGTGGTGCGACTTCTCCGCACACTGCCCGCAGGGACGTTCCGCCTATCCGGCGAAGCGACCCTGGGACGGCCTCGACTCGAACGTGTGA
- a CDS encoding alpha/beta fold hydrolase encodes MSTPRFLDLPAGVRSARLGTSRGEFAVLEATPAERSSDGPGSVALLLPGWTGSKEDFLSLLPALARTGRRAVAVDQRGQYDTAGPDEPSAYDLNELGLDAYAMAEAIDAGPAHLVGHSFGGLVARAAVLARPDRFASLTLLGSGPAGLGGQQAQLLNLMVEAIPTQGLPAVYAAKRELERRNGAAEEPAHIEEFLARRFRANNPVSLTEFTRQLVEAPDLVAELASTGVPTMVAFGVDDDAWSPAVQREMADRLGAPVHEIDGAGHSPAVDRPDATAEALTAYWDSLHRDAAGSAG; translated from the coding sequence ATGAGCACGCCGAGGTTCCTCGACTTGCCCGCGGGTGTCCGCTCCGCCCGGCTCGGCACGTCCCGGGGTGAGTTCGCGGTGCTGGAAGCCACGCCGGCCGAACGAAGTTCCGACGGTCCCGGCTCGGTTGCTCTGCTGCTTCCCGGCTGGACCGGAAGCAAGGAGGACTTTCTGTCGTTGCTGCCCGCGCTGGCCCGAACGGGGCGGCGTGCGGTGGCGGTCGACCAGCGCGGACAGTACGACACCGCCGGACCGGACGAGCCGTCGGCGTACGACCTGAACGAGCTCGGGCTGGACGCGTACGCGATGGCGGAGGCCATCGACGCCGGCCCTGCCCACCTGGTCGGTCACTCCTTCGGAGGCCTGGTCGCCCGGGCCGCGGTGCTCGCCAGGCCGGACAGGTTCGCGTCGCTCACCCTGCTCGGGTCCGGCCCGGCCGGGCTGGGCGGTCAGCAGGCGCAGTTGCTCAACCTGATGGTGGAGGCCATACCGACGCAGGGGCTGCCCGCGGTGTACGCCGCCAAGCGCGAACTCGAACGCAGGAACGGCGCGGCCGAGGAACCCGCGCACATCGAGGAGTTCCTCGCCCGGAGGTTCCGCGCCAACAACCCGGTCTCGCTCACGGAGTTCACCCGCCAGCTCGTCGAGGCTCCCGACCTGGTGGCCGAACTCGCCTCGACCGGCGTACCCACGATGGTCGCCTTCGGGGTCGACGACGACGCGTGGAGCCCTGCCGTACAACGCGAAATGGCCGACCGGCTCGGCGCGCCGGTGCACGAGATCGACGGTGCGGGCCACTCCCCCGCGGTGGACCGGCCCGACGCCACGGCGGAAGCGCTCACGGCGTACTGGGACTCTCTCCACCGCGACGCGGCGGGGTCAGCCGGGTAG
- a CDS encoding L,D-transpeptidase, with protein sequence MRHAVSRERQRPRTRLRRWRLLAASGSALVVAVALLGAAGVLPLGNVRMVASAGDSVLVDRSRQIADRSQRAGGEQPTSRPAATARPTAAPSPSHTTATKQAPAGVADATVALDAVSATVGDKMPAGTGDGKRIVYSLSANRVWLVGADDTVGRSYLVSGTKFGQVSPGSYQVLRKRRHTTSYDGADRMQYMVTFTHGRNAAIGFHDIPIVISTGRAIQTRLQLGQSLSDGCVRQDPADAKALWEFAPVGTKVVVLR encoded by the coding sequence ATGAGGCACGCCGTGTCGCGCGAGCGCCAGCGTCCGCGCACCCGGCTTCGTAGGTGGCGACTGCTGGCGGCGAGCGGGTCCGCGCTCGTGGTCGCCGTCGCACTCCTCGGTGCTGCCGGCGTGCTGCCTCTCGGGAACGTCCGCATGGTTGCCTCGGCCGGAGACTCCGTTCTGGTCGATCGCTCGCGGCAGATCGCCGACCGTTCCCAGCGCGCCGGCGGCGAGCAGCCGACCAGCAGGCCGGCGGCGACCGCACGGCCCACGGCCGCTCCTTCGCCCAGCCACACCACGGCCACCAAACAGGCGCCGGCCGGGGTGGCCGACGCGACGGTTGCCCTGGACGCGGTGTCGGCGACCGTCGGCGACAAGATGCCCGCGGGGACCGGCGACGGCAAGCGGATCGTCTACTCGCTGTCCGCCAACCGGGTGTGGCTCGTCGGCGCGGACGACACCGTGGGCCGGTCCTACCTCGTGTCCGGCACGAAGTTCGGCCAGGTCTCGCCGGGCAGCTACCAGGTGTTGCGCAAGCGCCGGCACACCACGAGCTACGACGGCGCGGATCGCATGCAGTACATGGTGACGTTCACCCACGGCCGGAACGCCGCGATCGGATTCCACGACATCCCGATCGTGATCTCCACCGGACGGGCGATCCAGACCCGGCTGCAGCTCGGCCAGTCGCTGTCGGACGGATGCGTACGACAGGATCCGGCCGACGCCAAGGCGCTGTGGGAGTTCGCGCCGGTGGGCACCAAGGTCGTCGTCCTGCGCTAG
- a CDS encoding DEAD/DEAH box helicase — MAVPIALTGSDLIAQARTGTGKTLAFGVPLLQRIVVPADRDFDDLDAPGKPQALVVAPTRELALQVTADLKVAASVRAARILTVYGGVAYEPQLDALTAGVEIVVGTPGRLLDLADRRALDLSHVKLLVLDEADRMLDLGFLPDVERLIAKTHEMRQTMLFSATMPGSIVQLARRHMRHPINVRAESAEESQTVPATAQFVYRCHDLDKPEVIARILQAEGCGRVMCFCTTKRAAQRLADDLADRGFSVAAIHGDLGQVAREKGLERFRSGKVDVLVATDVAARGIDVEGVTHVVNHTCPDDEKTYVHRIGRTGRAGASGIAVTFVDWADLTRWKMINNALGLPFEEPVETYSTSDHLFTDLGIPKEVTGRVGAPKGGTRSGDREGARDGGRDQGGRSRERRRSGGGGSDGGRGRTAEAGQSTDAHEESGDRPRSRRNRSRRRTRAGVVVAERGDGSGEAEAVAAGPTGSGSEAGGDESGASAPRRRRTRTRRRGGSGGSGETNGSGANAPDSTADSTAD, encoded by the coding sequence ATGGCGGTTCCGATCGCGCTCACCGGTTCCGACCTGATCGCTCAGGCGCGCACCGGTACGGGCAAGACGCTGGCGTTCGGGGTTCCGCTGCTGCAGCGGATCGTCGTACCCGCCGACCGTGACTTCGACGACCTGGACGCGCCGGGCAAGCCGCAGGCGCTGGTGGTCGCCCCCACCCGCGAGCTCGCGCTGCAGGTGACCGCCGACCTCAAGGTCGCCGCGTCCGTGCGCGCCGCCCGCATCCTCACCGTCTACGGCGGGGTCGCCTACGAGCCCCAGCTGGACGCGCTGACCGCGGGCGTCGAGATCGTCGTCGGCACTCCCGGCCGGCTGCTCGACCTCGCCGACCGGAGGGCGCTCGACCTGTCCCACGTCAAGCTGCTGGTGCTGGACGAGGCCGACCGCATGCTCGACCTGGGCTTCCTGCCCGACGTCGAGCGGCTGATCGCGAAGACGCACGAGATGCGGCAGACCATGCTGTTCTCGGCCACCATGCCCGGTTCGATCGTGCAGTTGGCGCGGCGGCACATGCGCCACCCGATCAACGTCCGGGCCGAGTCGGCCGAGGAAAGCCAGACCGTCCCCGCCACGGCGCAGTTCGTCTACCGCTGCCACGACCTGGACAAGCCCGAGGTGATCGCCCGGATTCTGCAGGCGGAGGGCTGCGGCCGGGTGATGTGCTTCTGTACGACCAAGCGCGCGGCGCAGCGACTGGCCGACGACCTGGCAGACCGAGGGTTCTCCGTCGCCGCCATCCACGGCGACCTGGGCCAGGTGGCCCGGGAGAAGGGCCTCGAACGCTTCCGCTCGGGCAAGGTCGACGTCCTGGTCGCCACCGACGTCGCCGCCCGCGGCATCGACGTCGAGGGCGTCACCCACGTCGTCAACCACACCTGCCCCGACGACGAGAAGACCTACGTCCACCGCATCGGCCGGACCGGTCGTGCGGGCGCCTCGGGCATCGCGGTCACGTTCGTCGACTGGGCGGACCTGACCCGCTGGAAGATGATCAACAACGCTCTCGGGCTGCCGTTCGAGGAGCCGGTGGAGACGTACTCCACCTCCGACCACCTGTTCACCGACCTCGGTATTCCGAAGGAGGTGACCGGCCGGGTCGGCGCACCGAAGGGTGGCACCCGTTCCGGTGACCGCGAGGGCGCCCGCGACGGCGGCCGCGACCAGGGTGGGCGTTCACGGGAGCGGCGGCGCTCCGGTGGCGGTGGCAGCGACGGCGGACGCGGCCGGACGGCCGAGGCCGGGCAGTCCACCGACGCGCACGAGGAGAGTGGCGACCGTCCGAGGTCCCGGCGCAACCGGTCGCGCCGGCGCACCCGTGCCGGCGTGGTCGTCGCCGAACGCGGCGACGGTTCCGGTGAGGCCGAGGCCGTGGCCGCCGGCCCGACCGGCAGCGGATCCGAAGCGGGCGGGGACGAGTCCGGAGCGAGCGCACCGAGGCGGCGTCGTACGCGTACCCGCCGGCGCGGTGGCAGTGGTGGCAGCGGGGAGACCAACGGGAGCGGTGCGAACGCGCCCGACAGCACCGCCGACTCGACCGCCGACTGA
- a CDS encoding ferritin-like fold-containing protein: protein MSDSPESSPARTSSAGVAAYDDPVYRPAVIDLLGVLAYGELTAFERLADDATLAPTLEDKAELAALAVTEFHHYERLRDRLRDLGVEPVSAMRPFQAALDTFHQHTAPADWLEGLVKAYVGDGIATDFYREVAAYVDADTRGLVLEVLENTGHAVFVVDRVRKAIAEEPRVGGRLALWGRRLVGEALSQAQRVAAERDVLTALLVGGVDRPGMDLAAIGRMFARLTEKHAQRMATLGLQA from the coding sequence ATGAGCGACAGCCCGGAAAGTTCGCCTGCCCGCACGTCGTCCGCCGGGGTTGCGGCCTACGACGATCCGGTCTACCGGCCCGCGGTGATCGACCTGCTCGGTGTGCTGGCGTACGGCGAGCTGACCGCCTTCGAACGCCTCGCGGACGACGCCACCCTGGCGCCCACGCTGGAGGACAAGGCGGAGCTGGCCGCCCTGGCGGTGACGGAGTTCCATCACTACGAACGCCTGCGCGACCGGCTGCGCGACCTCGGCGTCGAGCCGGTCTCGGCGATGCGGCCGTTCCAGGCGGCGCTGGACACCTTCCACCAGCACACCGCACCGGCCGACTGGCTGGAGGGGCTGGTGAAGGCCTACGTCGGGGACGGCATCGCGACCGACTTCTACCGCGAGGTGGCCGCCTACGTCGACGCCGACACCCGCGGGCTGGTGCTGGAGGTGCTCGAGAACACCGGGCACGCGGTGTTCGTGGTGGATCGGGTCCGCAAGGCCATCGCGGAGGAGCCCCGGGTCGGCGGCCGGCTGGCCCTGTGGGGGCGGCGGCTGGTCGGGGAGGCGCTGTCGCAGGCCCAGCGGGTCGCCGCCGAACGCGACGTGCTCACCGCGTTGCTGGTCGGCGGGGTGGACCGCCCCGGCATGGACCTCGCGGCGATCGGCCGGATGTTCGCCCGGCTGACCGAGAAGCACGCCCAGCGGATGGCGACGCTCGGCCTGCAGGCCTAG
- a CDS encoding GlsB/YeaQ/YmgE family stress response membrane protein, whose product MSLIGLLIAGIIIGLLGKWVAPSNRDNIPIWLTIICGIVGVLVGYYVAGALGVAATSGPDWIRWLISIILAAIFVAIASALTSRRGARR is encoded by the coding sequence ATGAGCCTTATCGGCCTTCTGATCGCAGGCATCATCATCGGTCTGCTCGGGAAGTGGGTAGCCCCGAGCAACCGGGACAACATCCCGATCTGGCTGACCATCATCTGCGGAATCGTCGGTGTCCTGGTCGGCTACTACGTCGCCGGCGCCCTGGGTGTCGCGGCGACCTCTGGCCCGGACTGGATCCGCTGGCTGATCAGCATCATCCTCGCCGCCATCTTCGTGGCCATCGCGTCGGCTCTGACCAGCCGCCGTGGTGCCCGGAGGTAA
- a CDS encoding DUF3107 domain-containing protein produces the protein MEVKIGVQHAPREIVLESNDSPEAVEAAVSKALHGDDGLLSLADERGRRVVVPAAKLAYVEIGPESERRVGFGAM, from the coding sequence GTGGAGGTCAAGATCGGTGTCCAGCACGCTCCTCGGGAGATCGTGTTGGAGAGCAACGACAGTCCCGAGGCCGTCGAGGCCGCGGTGAGCAAGGCTCTCCACGGTGACGACGGGTTGCTCAGCCTGGCTGACGAGCGAGGCCGCCGCGTCGTCGTTCCCGCCGCCAAACTCGCCTACGTCGAGATCGGTCCCGAGTCGGAGCGTCGCGTCGGTTTCGGCGCCATGTAA